The Thiorhodovibrio litoralis genome includes a window with the following:
- a CDS encoding DNA-primase RepB domain-containing protein, whose amino-acid sequence MSRLSAERPHQAMTAARHTAVMLEAWHDAGIVRADLAVRTAKATMLWFHDRSLDQLPLGLARARNVQQADIYIRPARGYPWPMVFLDDVARPMAQRIARHYAALVVQTSTLGGCHLWLRLTRALDEAQRCDVQRWLIPRVGADPGSVSGEHLGRLAGMKNAKRGGEWVNVLRRPSPQERVWDPTPALPTMAPAPPPVVNCAPRARLSTGDPSESAREWGWVCGALEAGLAPTTVYQRLLERASPRRGADAERYARYTLARAIRQSARGN is encoded by the coding sequence ATGAGCCGCTTGAGCGCTGAGCGCCCGCACCAGGCCATGACAGCGGCAAGACACACCGCCGTGATGCTTGAGGCATGGCACGACGCTGGCATCGTGCGTGCCGATTTGGCGGTGCGCACCGCCAAGGCGACGATGCTGTGGTTCCATGATCGCTCTTTGGATCAGCTTCCGTTGGGGCTGGCCAGAGCGCGCAATGTCCAACAGGCCGATATTTATATCCGTCCAGCCCGCGGCTATCCCTGGCCAATGGTGTTTCTCGATGATGTCGCACGGCCGATGGCGCAGCGCATCGCTCGGCACTATGCGGCCCTGGTGGTGCAGACTTCGACGCTCGGGGGCTGCCACCTGTGGCTACGGCTGACCCGCGCGCTCGATGAGGCGCAGCGCTGTGATGTGCAGCGTTGGCTGATCCCGCGCGTTGGCGCCGATCCGGGCTCGGTCTCCGGTGAGCACCTCGGTCGGCTCGCCGGGATGAAGAATGCCAAGCGTGGCGGGGAGTGGGTCAATGTCCTTCGGCGACCAAGCCCGCAGGAGCGCGTCTGGGATCCAACTCCGGCCTTGCCAACGATGGCTCCGGCTCCGCCGCCAGTCGTCAACTGCGCTCCACGGGCGCGCTTATCCACCGGGGATCCGTCCGAATCCGCCCGCGAATGGGGCTGGGTCTGCGGCGCTCTTGAGGCGGGCCTTGCACCGACCACGGTCTACCAGCGCTTGCTCGAGCGCGCGTCCCCGCGTCGCGGAGCCGATGCCGAGCGCTATGCCCGCTACACCCTCGCTCGCGCCATTCGCCAGAGCGCTAGAGGCAACTGA
- a CDS encoding DUF2254 family protein — MITVAGLVFSITLVALSLTSSQYSSRVIRNFMRDRVDQWVLGVFLGIFAYCLVVLRTIRGGDEGVFVPTLAVLVALILAFFGIAVLIHFIHHIATSIQASSIVSTATEETHEAVEHLFPDALGADDDENADGDPASALATLPWLAVAASKSGYVESLDADVLLE; from the coding sequence ATGATCACGGTGGCCGGGCTGGTGTTCTCGATCACCCTCGTGGCCCTCTCGCTAACCTCCAGTCAGTACAGTTCGCGCGTCATTCGCAACTTCATGCGCGACCGCGTCGACCAGTGGGTACTCGGCGTCTTTCTCGGCATTTTTGCCTACTGCTTGGTGGTTCTGCGGACGATTCGTGGGGGTGACGAAGGGGTCTTCGTCCCAACGCTGGCGGTCCTGGTCGCCCTGATCCTCGCCTTCTTCGGCATCGCGGTGTTGATCCACTTCATCCATCACATTGCCACCAGCATCCAGGCATCCAGCATCGTTTCCACGGCTACAGAGGAGACCCACGAGGCCGTGGAGCATCTGTTTCCCGATGCCTTGGGAGCCGATGACGATGAGAACGCCGACGGCGACCCGGCGAGCGCGCTCGCCACGCTGCCCTGGTTGGCTGTTGCGGCCAGCAAGAGCGGCTACGTCGAGAGCCTCGACGCCGACGTGCTGCTGGAGTGA
- the istB gene encoding IS21-like element helper ATPase IstB, protein MLHHPTLDKLQQLRLHGMLAALREQRRLQTRLRQAKLKQQACLEDLDRHSPRGLDAALMTQLGTGQWIREGLNCLILGPTGVGKTWIACALAQQACRQGFTTRYLRTPRLFEELRLAHADGTFPKLMRSLAKTDLIVLDDWGLMSLEAEARRDLLELLDDRHGQRSTLITSQVPVEHWHGLIGDPTLADAILDRLLHSAYRQTLKGESLRKRRAPNLTPETVSE, encoded by the coding sequence ATGCTGCATCATCCAACCCTGGATAAACTCCAGCAACTGCGCCTGCATGGCATGCTCGCGGCCTTGCGCGAGCAGCGCCGGCTACAAACCCGTCTGCGCCAGGCCAAGCTCAAGCAACAGGCTTGCCTGGAGGATCTGGACCGCCACAGCCCGCGCGGGCTCGATGCGGCGCTGATGACCCAACTGGGTACCGGGCAGTGGATTCGCGAGGGGCTCAATTGCCTGATCCTCGGCCCCACCGGGGTGGGTAAGACGTGGATTGCTTGTGCCCTGGCGCAGCAGGCGTGCCGCCAGGGCTTCACCACCCGCTATCTGCGCACCCCGCGATTGTTCGAGGAGCTGCGCCTGGCGCATGCCGATGGCACCTTCCCAAAACTCATGCGTTCCCTGGCCAAGACGGATCTGATTGTGCTCGACGACTGGGGGCTGATGAGCCTGGAGGCCGAGGCCCGACGCGATTTGCTTGAACTACTCGATGACCGCCACGGCCAGCGCTCCACGCTGATCACCAGCCAGGTGCCGGTGGAGCATTGGCATGGACTGATCGGTGATCCGACGCTGGCTGACGCGATCCTTGACCGCTTACTGCATAGCGCCTATCGCCAGACCTTGAAGGGGGAGTCGCTGCGCAAACGCCGCGCACCGAACTTGACCCCTGAGACGGTGAGCGAGTAA
- a CDS encoding helix-turn-helix domain-containing protein, which translates to MRYQAWRENISVLFEVSPHNSSPLENDHQAFMAASDLSGTALGLTQAQSQVFSRSQRRITEDQLGLILIQYFHSGGGLINEQAQLVPGDMLIIDTEQPIHSKLTDFSNLTLVIPHTVKDKLLPCLEKLHAKRISGDDPLVSLFGEHLVALWRKLPEMNLVQAEATIHGAMGLFHSWLSVDGSVTEALEPAANHAVGEVIRRYIERHLAEPLDVDQLTQQFRISRTQLYRVFAPWNGIASYLRERRLLRSREMLMSRLLRSHSIGAIAFETGFNSESHFNRAFRARFGLTPGQARSEAAEVSTGGRSEDHSNDYPTDIRRLIQGLSSSSSSFRSGERALQAQR; encoded by the coding sequence TTGCGCTACCAAGCCTGGCGCGAAAATATCAGCGTCCTGTTCGAGGTTTCACCGCACAATAGCTCCCCCCTGGAAAACGACCATCAGGCATTCATGGCCGCCTCTGACCTGAGCGGTACCGCGCTGGGGCTGACTCAAGCGCAATCCCAGGTCTTCTCCCGTTCGCAGCGGCGCATCACCGAGGACCAGCTCGGCCTGATCTTGATCCAATACTTTCATTCCGGTGGCGGCCTGATCAACGAACAGGCTCAATTAGTGCCTGGCGATATGCTGATCATCGATACGGAACAGCCGATCCATAGCAAGCTCACCGATTTCTCAAACCTAACGCTCGTCATCCCGCACACCGTCAAGGACAAGCTATTGCCCTGTCTGGAGAAACTGCACGCGAAAAGGATCAGCGGCGACGATCCCCTAGTGAGCCTCTTCGGAGAGCATCTCGTCGCCCTGTGGCGGAAGCTGCCCGAGATGAACCTCGTCCAAGCGGAAGCAACCATTCACGGGGCCATGGGCTTGTTTCATAGCTGGCTATCCGTCGATGGTAGCGTCACCGAAGCGCTTGAGCCGGCGGCGAATCACGCGGTTGGAGAGGTGATCCGCCGCTATATCGAGCGCCATCTGGCCGAGCCGCTTGACGTCGATCAGCTGACGCAACAGTTTCGGATCTCCCGAACCCAACTCTATCGTGTCTTCGCACCCTGGAACGGCATTGCAAGCTATCTCAGAGAGCGAAGGCTGTTGCGTAGCCGAGAGATGCTGATGTCACGGCTGCTTCGTAGTCACTCTATTGGGGCAATTGCCTTCGAGACCGGCTTCAACAGTGAGTCCCATTTCAACCGCGCATTCCGCGCGCGCTTTGGCTTGACCCCGGGCCAGGCGCGCAGCGAGGCAGCTGAGGTGAGCACGGGCGGCCGATCGGAAGACCATTCGAATGACTATCCGACCGATATTCGCCGCCTGATCCAAGGCCTATCCAGCTCCAGCTCAAGTTTCAGATCAGGCGAACGCGCTCTGCAAGCGCAACGTTAA
- a CDS encoding LrgB family protein has product MDSKLPLGGLDALWVYLSTSPLLHLTLTLLVYLIADALFQRSGRKALLNPVLVSILTLVGLLMATGTDYHTYFDGAQFIHFLLGPATVALAVPLYRHLGLIRRLWLPILIAIAAGALVSATSAVLIADGLGASQQTLVSLAPKSVTTPVAMGIAEKVGGLPSLTAALVVLTGVLGAVIGPAVLSAVRVRDDRARGLAMGVSAHGIGTARALQISGEAGAFAALGMGLMALTSSVILPLVLRWVFSA; this is encoded by the coding sequence ATGGACTCCAAGCTTCCCCTTGGTGGCCTGGACGCGCTCTGGGTGTACCTGTCGACCAGTCCGCTGCTGCATCTGACACTCACCCTCTTGGTCTATCTGATTGCCGATGCCTTGTTTCAACGCAGCGGGCGCAAAGCCCTGCTCAACCCGGTGCTGGTGTCCATCCTGACCCTGGTCGGCCTGTTGATGGCAACAGGCACCGATTACCACACCTATTTCGATGGGGCGCAGTTCATCCACTTTCTCCTTGGGCCCGCGACCGTGGCCCTGGCCGTCCCGCTTTACCGACACCTGGGGCTGATCCGACGTCTGTGGCTGCCGATCCTGATCGCGATCGCAGCCGGAGCCCTGGTCTCAGCCACCAGTGCCGTGCTGATCGCCGATGGGCTTGGCGCGTCGCAGCAGACATTGGTCTCCCTGGCACCCAAATCCGTCACCACGCCCGTGGCGATGGGTATCGCCGAGAAAGTCGGCGGTTTGCCCTCACTGACCGCGGCGTTGGTCGTGTTAACCGGCGTGCTGGGCGCCGTGATCGGCCCCGCCGTGCTGAGCGCGGTGCGGGTGCGCGATGATCGCGCGCGCGGTTTGGCAATGGGCGTCAGCGCCCATGGGATCGGGACCGCGCGGGCATTGCAAATCAGCGGAGAGGCCGGAGCCTTCGCTGCCTTGGGCATGGGGCTGATGGCACTGACCTCCAGCGTCATTCTGCCCCTGGTGTTGCGCTGGGTGTTTAGCGCCTGA
- a CDS encoding CidA/LrgA family protein: MLLLCQLVGEALVVVTGAPVPGPVIGMALLFIGLVLRGGIPDGLGHVADGLLAHLSLLFVPAGVGVMVHLAMLREELLAVTVALVVSTLLTLATTGLLMTALIRWLEGSRQEER, from the coding sequence TTGCTTCTGCTTTGCCAGCTGGTCGGGGAGGCGCTGGTAGTGGTGACCGGCGCGCCCGTGCCCGGACCGGTCATTGGCATGGCGCTGCTGTTTATTGGCCTGGTACTGCGCGGCGGGATTCCCGATGGTCTGGGTCATGTCGCCGATGGTCTGCTGGCGCATCTTTCGCTGCTGTTTGTTCCTGCCGGCGTTGGCGTTATGGTGCATCTGGCCATGCTGCGCGAGGAATTGCTGGCGGTCACTGTGGCGCTAGTGGTGAGTACGCTGCTGACACTGGCAACGACAGGCTTGCTGATGACTGCGCTCATCCGCTGGCTGGAAGGCAGCCGACAGGAGGAGCGCTAA
- a CDS encoding TusE/DsrC/DsvC family sulfur relay protein → MHAAHATEVGVRFNKKGFMADFDHWSHDVATRLAAEQGLELSDCHWAVIEFLREYYEFHEMPPTPKVILRELGQRLSPHTPCTKRKLEGLFPEGGCKQACQIAGLPDYYCHSC, encoded by the coding sequence ATGCATGCCGCTCACGCAACTGAAGTCGGTGTCAGGTTCAACAAGAAAGGCTTCATGGCCGATTTCGATCACTGGAGCCACGATGTCGCCACCCGGCTGGCGGCCGAGCAGGGGCTGGAGCTCAGCGACTGCCACTGGGCGGTGATCGAGTTTTTGCGCGAATACTACGAGTTTCATGAAATGCCGCCGACGCCCAAGGTCATCCTTCGCGAGCTTGGCCAGCGGCTCTCACCTCACACCCCCTGCACCAAGCGCAAGCTTGAGGGCCTGTTCCCGGAGGGCGGCTGCAAACAGGCCTGCCAGATTGCCGGTCTGCCGGATTACTACTGCCATTCCTGCTGA
- a CDS encoding BolA family protein, with translation MPRKERIEEILSQQTAPEHLAVIDESHMHAVPAGAESHFKLVVVSEAFAGESLIKRHRRINGLLREEFDQGLHALAIHAFTPAEWRERGQDAPASPKCRGGSKAKVATATQAEAEAPA, from the coding sequence ATGCCACGCAAAGAACGTATTGAGGAGATCTTGAGCCAGCAGACCGCGCCCGAGCACCTGGCAGTGATCGACGAGAGCCACATGCACGCTGTGCCGGCGGGGGCGGAGTCGCACTTTAAGCTGGTGGTGGTCAGCGAGGCCTTTGCCGGCGAGTCGCTGATCAAGCGCCATCGCCGCATCAATGGCCTGTTGCGGGAGGAATTCGACCAGGGTCTGCATGCGCTGGCCATCCACGCCTTCACGCCGGCTGAGTGGCGTGAGCGTGGGCAGGACGCGCCAGCGTCACCCAAATGCCGCGGCGGTTCCAAGGCGAAGGTTGCGACTGCAACTCAGGCCGAAGCGGAAGCTCCGGCCTGA
- a CDS encoding alanine/glycine:cation symporter family protein: MEQVQEWIGVVNGLLWGPPMLVLILGTGLYLSVGLRAMPIRRLGYGFRMLWRGRKGDGQGDISSFNALMTSLSATIGTGNIAGVGTAIAVGGPGALFWMWMTALVGMATKYAEAVLAVRYREVDENNNHVGGPMYYIRNGLGRRWIWLAVAFAIFGALAGFGIGNTVQANSVAHALEAKFNVPPLWTGIVMAALVGLVLIGGIRWIAQVAGKLVPFMAIAYVLCGLIVLALNATEIPAAFVTIVREAFTPTAGVGGFAGASVMLAIQMGVARGIFSNEAGLGSAPIAHAAAQTDNPVRQGTVAMLGTFIDTIIICTITGLVIVTSGAWTSGDSGAELSAVAFGNELPGAGAYIVSLGLALFAFTTVLGWSVYGERCVEYLFGVRAILPFRVLWVAAIPAGAFLSLDFIWLVADTLNALMAVPNLVALLLLSPVVFKLTREYFANAAASAPAETGEG; encoded by the coding sequence ATGGAACAAGTACAGGAATGGATCGGCGTCGTTAACGGTCTGCTCTGGGGGCCGCCAATGCTGGTGCTGATTCTCGGCACCGGACTTTATCTCTCGGTTGGCCTGCGGGCGATGCCAATTCGGCGCCTTGGCTATGGCTTTCGCATGCTTTGGCGCGGGCGCAAGGGCGACGGGCAGGGCGACATCAGCTCATTCAATGCGCTGATGACATCGCTCTCTGCCACCATCGGCACCGGCAACATCGCTGGCGTTGGCACCGCGATCGCAGTCGGTGGTCCCGGTGCCCTGTTCTGGATGTGGATGACCGCCTTGGTCGGCATGGCCACCAAGTATGCCGAGGCGGTGCTCGCAGTGCGCTATCGCGAGGTCGACGAGAATAACAACCACGTCGGCGGGCCCATGTACTACATCCGCAACGGCCTCGGAAGGCGCTGGATTTGGCTGGCGGTGGCTTTCGCGATTTTCGGCGCCCTTGCGGGCTTCGGCATCGGTAACACCGTGCAGGCCAATTCCGTCGCTCATGCGCTCGAGGCCAAATTCAACGTGCCACCGCTGTGGACCGGCATCGTTATGGCCGCACTGGTCGGGCTGGTGCTGATCGGCGGTATCCGCTGGATTGCGCAGGTGGCCGGAAAACTGGTGCCATTCATGGCCATTGCCTACGTGCTGTGCGGGCTGATTGTGCTTGCGCTGAATGCGACGGAGATTCCGGCGGCTTTCGTGACCATTGTGCGCGAGGCTTTCACCCCGACCGCCGGTGTGGGCGGTTTCGCGGGCGCCTCGGTGATGCTGGCGATACAGATGGGCGTGGCGCGCGGTATCTTCTCCAATGAGGCGGGCCTGGGCAGTGCGCCTATCGCGCATGCCGCGGCTCAGACCGACAATCCCGTGCGTCAAGGCACCGTCGCCATGCTCGGGACCTTCATCGACACCATCATCATTTGCACCATCACCGGCCTGGTCATCGTGACCTCCGGGGCCTGGACCAGCGGCGATAGCGGTGCCGAGCTGTCGGCTGTCGCTTTTGGCAACGAGTTGCCCGGCGCCGGCGCCTATATCGTCAGCCTGGGGCTCGCACTGTTCGCCTTCACCACAGTGCTTGGCTGGAGCGTCTATGGCGAGCGCTGTGTCGAGTATCTATTTGGCGTGCGCGCGATTCTGCCGTTCCGCGTGCTCTGGGTCGCGGCCATCCCGGCCGGCGCCTTTCTCAGCCTGGATTTTATCTGGCTGGTGGCAGATACCCTAAACGCCCTGATGGCGGTGCCCAATCTGGTCGCGCTCTTACTGCTGAGCCCAGTGGTGTTCAAGCTCACGCGGGAGTATTTCGCCAATGCAGCAGCCAGTGCTCCAGCGGAGACCGGGGAGGGCTGA
- a CDS encoding replication-associated recombination protein A has protein sequence MTSLAANVPLAERMRPQRLEDCVGQPHLLAPGQPLHQALASGRLHSMILWGPPGTGKTTLARLVAHAGDAHFIQLSAVLAGVKDVREAVAEAKRLRQGLTPQATLLFIDEVHRFNKAQQDAFLPHVEDGTLTFIGATTENPSFALNSALLSRARVYVLEPLDSDALEALIQRALADPDRGLGALGMSIAPDACQQLARVADGDARRALSLLELAAQRTESAGQGAQLQITTSVVDLVLDTQARRFDKGGDAFYDQISALHKSVRGSAPDAALYWLARMIDGGCDPLYLARRLVRIASEDIGNADPRALELALNAWDTMQRLGSPEGELALAQATVYLACAAKSNAVYRAWKQAQADAREQGSLPVPAHLCNAPTALMQSIGKGKGYRYAHDEPDAYAAGESYFPDQLPRRGYYRPVPRGLETRIGEKLAQLAERDQKANGP, from the coding sequence ATGACAAGCCTGGCCGCGAACGTTCCCCTCGCCGAGCGCATGCGCCCGCAGCGGCTGGAAGACTGCGTCGGCCAGCCGCATTTGCTCGCACCCGGCCAGCCCTTGCATCAGGCGCTGGCTTCGGGGCGGCTGCATTCAATGATTCTCTGGGGGCCGCCCGGCACCGGTAAGACCACGCTGGCACGCCTGGTCGCCCATGCGGGCGATGCCCACTTTATTCAGCTCTCGGCCGTGCTGGCTGGCGTGAAGGACGTCCGCGAGGCCGTGGCCGAGGCTAAGCGGTTGCGCCAGGGGCTGACGCCGCAAGCCACCTTGTTGTTCATCGACGAGGTGCATCGCTTCAACAAAGCCCAGCAGGATGCCTTTCTGCCGCATGTCGAGGATGGCACCCTGACATTCATCGGCGCGACCACAGAAAATCCGTCCTTCGCCCTCAATAGCGCGCTGCTCTCACGCGCCCGCGTCTATGTGCTCGAGCCACTCGACAGCGATGCGCTCGAAGCCCTCATCCAGCGTGCTCTGGCCGATCCCGACCGGGGGCTGGGTGCGCTTGGCATGAGCATCGCGCCCGATGCCTGTCAGCAGCTCGCGCGGGTGGCGGATGGTGACGCTCGCCGCGCTCTCAGCCTGCTCGAGTTGGCGGCCCAGCGGACCGAATCGGCAGGGCAGGGCGCCCAACTGCAAATCACGACCAGCGTTGTCGACCTGGTGCTCGATACCCAGGCGCGCCGCTTCGACAAGGGTGGCGATGCCTTCTACGACCAAATCTCCGCGCTGCACAAGTCGGTGCGCGGCTCGGCGCCGGATGCCGCGCTCTACTGGCTCGCACGTATGATTGATGGCGGTTGCGACCCGCTCTATCTGGCGCGCCGCCTGGTGCGTATCGCGAGCGAAGATATCGGCAATGCCGACCCACGCGCGCTGGAGTTGGCCCTCAACGCCTGGGATACCATGCAGCGCCTCGGCAGCCCCGAGGGTGAGCTGGCGCTGGCGCAGGCAACGGTGTATCTCGCCTGCGCGGCCAAGAGCAACGCCGTCTACCGGGCCTGGAAGCAGGCCCAGGCCGATGCCCGCGAGCAAGGCTCGCTGCCGGTCCCAGCCCACCTGTGCAACGCCCCCACCGCGCTGATGCAATCCATCGGCAAGGGTAAAGGCTACCGCTACGCCCACGACGAACCCGACGCCTACGCCGCTGGCGAATCGTATTTTCCCGACCAACTCCCCCGGCGCGGCTATTATCGGCCGGTCCCGCGTGGGCTCGAGACGCGTATTGGCGAGAAGCTCGCGCAGCTCGCCGAACGCGACCAGAAAGCGAACGGGCCATGA
- the lolA gene encoding outer membrane lipoprotein chaperone LolA, whose product MTLRTLRIAALLGLIAVLLPQASIAAGADAVATLKDYLKGLNSLSADFRQVTLVPGSGDEQAFESQGRLFLRRPGLFRWEYDTPSEQLIVADGKRVYLQDTELDQVSHRSQESALEGTPAQLLASDRPVEEFFTLKPLQRDDGRVWVELEPKAEDSQVVRLQIAFIDGQLDTLLMEDRFGQLTRFMFTGIERNPKLSDALFEFDRPTGGDFLQID is encoded by the coding sequence ATGACACTTCGGACCCTTCGCATCGCCGCCTTGCTGGGGCTGATCGCTGTGTTGTTGCCCCAAGCGAGCATTGCCGCCGGGGCCGACGCAGTTGCGACCCTGAAAGACTACCTCAAGGGCCTAAACAGCCTGAGCGCCGATTTCCGCCAGGTTACCCTGGTGCCCGGATCGGGCGACGAGCAAGCGTTTGAATCCCAAGGAAGGCTCTTTCTGCGCCGGCCGGGACTCTTTCGCTGGGAATACGACACGCCCTCCGAGCAGCTGATCGTCGCTGATGGCAAACGCGTCTATCTGCAGGATACCGAGCTTGATCAGGTCAGCCACCGCTCGCAGGAGTCCGCGCTCGAGGGCACCCCGGCCCAGCTGCTGGCCAGCGACCGGCCGGTCGAGGAGTTCTTCACGCTAAAACCACTGCAGCGCGATGATGGGCGCGTCTGGGTGGAGCTTGAGCCCAAGGCGGAAGATTCTCAGGTCGTGCGCCTGCAGATCGCCTTCATTGATGGCCAGCTCGACACCCTGCTGATGGAGGACCGATTCGGTCAGCTGACTCGCTTCATGTTCACTGGAATCGAGCGCAATCCGAAGCTGTCCGATGCATTATTTGAGTTCGATCGCCCGACCGGTGGCGATTTTCTGCAGATAGATTGA